One window of Sphingomonas paeninsulae genomic DNA carries:
- a CDS encoding class I SAM-dependent methyltransferase, with the protein MTRLHNVVVQDQFGSRADAYVQSAVHAGGDDLAALETVARRENPERAIDLGAGGGHVAYRLASHAVSVKAVDLSAEMMIAVSDAARERGLSNIETCVASAENLPFDDASFNFLACRFSAHHWHNFEAGLRQARRVLKPGSTAVFIDVVSPGFAVLDTHLQAVELLRDPSHVRNYTGFEWEAALARAGFRVRNTQTRRLRMDYATWVERMQTLEPHRAAIRSLQQSASTETTTYYEIESDGSFTLDTIQIEAAACRARWSSAA; encoded by the coding sequence ATGACCCGTTTGCATAATGTTGTTGTTCAGGATCAGTTCGGTTCTCGCGCCGATGCTTATGTGCAAAGCGCCGTCCATGCTGGCGGCGACGATCTCGCTGCGCTGGAGACTGTGGCCCGCCGTGAAAATCCCGAGCGGGCGATAGACCTTGGAGCGGGAGGGGGGCATGTCGCCTATCGGCTTGCGTCCCATGCAGTCTCAGTGAAGGCCGTCGATCTTTCGGCCGAGATGATGATTGCCGTATCCGACGCCGCCCGCGAACGGGGCTTGTCAAACATCGAGACGTGCGTCGCGTCGGCCGAAAATCTTCCGTTCGATGACGCGTCGTTCAACTTCCTGGCCTGCCGCTTTTCCGCCCATCACTGGCACAATTTCGAGGCTGGGTTGCGACAGGCAAGGCGGGTATTGAAACCCGGTTCGACCGCCGTGTTCATCGACGTGGTGTCCCCAGGGTTTGCTGTGCTCGACACCCATCTGCAAGCCGTGGAGTTACTTCGCGATCCCTCTCATGTTCGCAATTATACAGGGTTCGAATGGGAGGCTGCACTGGCGCGTGCCGGTTTCCGCGTGCGGAACACACAAACGCGGCGGCTTCGCATGGACTATGCGACTTGGGTCGAGCGTATGCAAACACTCGAACCACATCGAGCGGCAATTCGATCACTTCAACAGAGCGCCTCGACCGAAACTACGACATATTACGAGATTGAATCGGACGGTTCCTTCACACTCGACACAATACAGATCGAGGCTGCTGCTTGCAGAGCAAGGTGGAGTTCCGCCGCTTGA